One genomic window of Ziziphus jujuba cultivar Dongzao chromosome 4, ASM3175591v1 includes the following:
- the LOC107403352 gene encoding receptor-like protein 6, whose amino-acid sequence MAGSLSNAASKIMGGNGVFSRSIESSLRLRGGDTRLPLPVNDGLVWDNGTPVPRACVDHLAELIVRKLLLVHLMINLCFSLKPLCHDDERSSLLQFRDSFKIDERALLPFANSKVINWTVEEEVSDCCTWDGVKCDPNTGHVIELDVSSSYLHGSINSDSTLFRLVNLEKLNLADNDFNYSPIPKAFSKLSRLSYLNLSLCTFSGQIPNEILGLSRLTTLDLSVNIDESSEQKLLHLKNPDLKSLILNLKRLEVLDLSFVDISSRVPDMLADLSTLKELSLRSCGLKGEFPTRIFQLPNLQFLSLSDNIDLYGSLPPLQRSSLELFSVAKTSFFSGELPPSIENLRSLNVLIAFGCNFYGFPSSIAKLSQLSYLDLSENNFRGQIPSFLEKLTNLTYLSLASNQFTGPIPESFSRLRNLETLLLQNNNFNGTVNFDMFLGLKNLSQLDLSRNNLSGVTEPSGINSTLSQLTILRLDSCNLRKFPDFLMNQKSLKWLSLQGNQIGGLIPKWIWTVSVETLMVLNLANNFLTGFEQTPDIFSWVNLRVLVLSFNMLNGSLPIPPPSTLLFDISDNNLTGEFSPSICDLPFLQVLHLSNNRLSGVIPECLGNSGNRLSVLNLRNNSFTGSIPDTFTDGTLLRVIDLSDNHLQGQLPRSLANCGMLEKLVLSNNQLDDIFPSWLGNLPELRVLVLKSNKFHGVIEDPPTIFQPTKLRIIDMSNNKFVGKLPSKYIQSWNAMKDISFNLSAYLQTNPTFNAQEYLLETNYNVIVTMRNDGFLIRYVVLQEDVAVIDLSNNKFDGEIPQVIGGLKGLNGLNLSNNILSGGIPSSFGNLTELEFLDLSHNKLSGEIPKQLTNLKFLQVFDVSHNLLTGPIPQGNQFDKFESSSYEGNLGLCGHPLLLECGNSEASTSESELEFDWKVVGIGYGCGLAIGLFIGQIVISKKHMCSAMSFRTYNNSRRRKGWMRLRK is encoded by the coding sequence CTCCTACTTGTTCATCTCATGATCAATCTGTGTTTTTCTTTGAAGCCACTTTGTCATGATGATGAGAGGTCTTCCTTGTTGCAGTTCAGAGATAGTTTCAAGATCGATGAACGAGCTCTCTTACCTTTTGCTAATTCAAAGGTCATAAACTGGACGGTAGAAGAAGAGGTGAGTGACTGCTGCACTTGGGATGGTGTGAAGTGTGATCCAAACACTGGCCATGTGATTGAACTTGATGTGAGCAGCAGCTATCTGCACGGTTCTATCAACTCTGATAGCACCCTATTCAGACTTGTTAACCTTGAGAAGCTTAATCTTGCTGACAATGATTTCAATTACTCTCCAATTCCCAAAGCTTTTAGTAAGCTTTCAAGGCTGAGTTATCTCAACCTTTCCCTTTGTACATTTTCTGGTCAAATCcccaatgaaattttgggactCTCCAGATTGACTACTCTTGATTTGTCTGTCAATATTGATGAGTCATCTGAGCAGAAGTTGCTGCACCTCAAAAATCCGGATTTGAAAAGCCTAATCCTGAACTTAAAAAGGCTTGAAGTACTCGATCTCAGTTTTGTTGACATATCCTCCAGAGTGCCTGATATGTTGGCAGACTTGTCTACTTTGAAAGAGCTGTCGCTAAGAAGCTGTGGATTGAAGGGTGAGTTTCCCACGAGAATTTTTCAACTTCCTAATCTGCAATTTCTGAGCCTGTCGGATAACATTGACCTCTATGGTTCATTGCCTCCACTTCAGCGGAGTTCTCTTGAGTTGTTTAGCGTTGCGAAGACTAGCTTCTTTTCTGGTGAGCTACCTCCTTCAATCGAAAATCTTCGTTCTTTGAATGTATTGATAGCGTTTGGTTGCAATTTTTATGGGTTTCCATCATCCATAGCTAAACTTAGCCAGCTATCTTATCTTGACCtttcagaaaataattttagaggCCAAATCCCTTCTTTCTTGGAAAAACTTACCAACTTGACATATTTATCACTTGCTTCCAATCAATTTACTGGTCCAATTCCGGAGTCATTTTCAAGACTCAGAAATTTGGAAACCCTTTTACTACAGAACAATAATTTCAATGGCACTGTGAATTTTGATATGTTTCTTGGCCTTAAAAATCTGAGCCAGCTTGATCTATCACGCAACAATCTTTCTGGTGTCACTGAACCAAGTGGTATCAATTCAACACTTTCACAGTTGACCATTCTACGACTGGACTCATGCAACTTAAGAAAGTTCCCTGATTTCCTTATGAACCAGAAAAGTTTGAAGTGGTTGAGTCTTCAAGGAAACCAAATTGGTGGTCTAATACCCAAATGGATATGGACCGTGAGCGTGGAAACTTTGATGGTCTTGAATCTTGCGAACAACTTCTTGACAGGCTTTGAACAAACCCCAGATATTTTTTCTTGGGTTAATCTACGTGTGTTGGTTCTATCTTTTAACATGCTGAATGGGTCATTACCAATTCCTCCACCTTCTACCCTTCTCTTTGACATTTCAGACAACAATTTAACTGGAGAATTTTCTCCTTCAATTTGTGATCTGCCGTTTCTTCAAGTTCTTCATTTGTCTAACAACAGGTTGAGTGGTGTGATTCCAGAGTGTTTGGGAAACTCTGGCAACCGACTCTCAGTGTTAAATCTCAGAAACAACTCCTTTACTGGCAGCATTCCTGACACCTTCACAGATGGAACACTCTTGAGAGTGATTGATCTAAGCGATAATCATCTACAAGGTCAACTACCAAGATCACTAGCCAATTGCGGGATGCTTGAAAAGCTTGTTCTGAGTAACAATCAGCTCGATGACATTTTCCCTTCCTGGTTGGGGAATCTTCCAGAGTTGAGAGTCCTAGTGCTCAAATCCAATAAGTTCCATGGAGTTATAGAAGACCCACCAACCATCTTCCAACCCACCAAGTTGCGTATAATCGATATGTCCAACAACAAATTCGTTGGAAAATTGCCATCTAAATACATCCAGAGCTGGAATGCCATGAAAGATATCAGTTTCAATCTCTCAGCATACTTGCAGACAAACCCAACTTTCAATGCACAAGAGTATTTATTGGAGACCAACTACAATGTAATAGTTACCATGAGAAACGACGGTTTTCTTATACGCTATGTGGTACTCCAAGAAGATGTTGCAGTCATAGACCTCTCAAACAACAAATTTGATGGAGAAATTCCACAAGTCATAGGGGGTTTAAAGGGTCTCAATGGACTCAACCTATCCAATAACATTCTAAGTGGTGGAATACCGTCATCTTTTGGGAACTTAACAGAGCTTGAATTCTTGGATCTTTCTCACAACAAGCTCTCAGGAGAGATACCCAAACAACTCACAAATCTCAAGTTTCTTCAAGTCTTTGATGTCTCTCACAATCTTCTCACAGGACCTATACCACAGGGAAATCAATTTGACAAGTTCGAGAGCAGTTCATATGAAGGAAACTTGGGATTGTGTGGCCATCCATTGCTGCTGGAATGTGGAAATTCTGAGGCCTCAACGTCGGAGTCAGAACTTGAATTTGATTGGAAGGTTGTGGGGATTGGATATGGATGTGGGCTAGCCATTGGATTATTTATTGGGCAAATTGTGATTTCAAAGAAGCACATGTGTTCTGCCATGAGTTTTAGAACATACAACaattcaagaagaagaaagggatGGATGAGGCTTAGGAAATGA
- the LOC112491389 gene encoding receptor-like protein 33 has translation MVFLPLLHLLLIVITCFAYFVQPLCHNDDSVALLELNSSVIIGKFASKNPFAYPKVSSWRLEGNRDCCSWDGVECDADTGRVVALDLSSSFLHGSINSTSSLFNLTQLQRLNLADNDFNFSHIPSAMGHLSRLTYLNLSHSSFCGQVPFEISGLSNLSFLDLSYNDLELKSPNLSRLVRNLIKLKQLHLTYVDISSTVPSFLANFSSLTSLLLSDCGLQGEFPNGIFQLPNLQVLNLRNNRGLTGYLPEFHSNSSFEVLLLYNTSFSGKIPTSIQNLHLMLQLDFGACRLSGLVPSSLGKLTRLTLLDLSENNFEGNQFPSFLQNLTQLTTLWLTKCQLTGEIPGWLGKLTQLTYLGLYINNLHGHIPSSLGKLTSLTYLDLAVNDFEGQIPSFLRNLTQLTVLLLDDSQFTGEIPSWFEAFTLLNHLNLGMNKLHGLIPSSLGRLSSLTYLDLSANSFKGHIPCFLRNLTNLEYLSLHDNELSGTLNFDMFLGMKNLNTLLLGRNKLSKLVHTSKMNANVPRFQSLDLSSSNLTKFPDFLRYQDRLEWLALYGNKIHGEVPRWIWNMSTETMANVDISDNSLTGFEQTPVFIAWVHLISLDLSFNKLKGQLPIPPPSIVDYHVSNNKLTGKISPFFCNLSSLLVLDLSNNQLTGKLPQCLENFRNTLLVLNMSNNHFHGSIPQLCPNGSNVRMIDLSHNQFQGRLPQMLANCTMLEVLNLGNNRFNDVFPSWLGTLPNLRLLVLRSNNLQGVIRKHSNPGFSSLHVFDISNNSFKGELPSEFFKNLKAMRFKDAANSSYLVANFSFVVKAVPWRDEFAYSITITNKGRVMLYEKIQEAFVVIDVSNNRFEGSIPESFGILQGLHVLNLSNNILTGKIPSSFGSITNLESLDLSNNNLSGHIPTQLGQLTFLAVFKVSYNHLIGPIPQMNQLITFDVSSYEGNLGLCGIPLPKKCESSVPPSGFQDEQDSNSALELYWMTIVPGYVSGLVIGVVIGQIFATKKHDWFVETFGQAKLKGRRVKRGRRRR, from the coding sequence atggtGTTTCTACCGctgcttcatcttcttcttataGTCATCACTTGCTTCGCTTATTTTGTGCAGCCACTTTGCCATAATGATGACAGCGTTGCCTTGTTGGAGCTCAACAGCAGTGTTATTATTGGCAAGTTTGCTTCTAAAAATCCTTTTGCATATCCCAAAGTTTCATCCTGGAGACTAGAAGGGAATAGAgattgctgctcatgggatggCGTAGAGTGCGATGCTGACACAGGTCGTGTCGTTGCTCTAGACCTTAGCAGCAGTTTCCTTCATGGTTCAATAAACTCCACCAGCAGCCTCTTCAACCTTACTCAACTTCAAAGGCTTAACCTTGCTGATAATGATTTTAACTTCTCTCATATCCCTTCTGCAATGGGTCATCTTTCAAGGTTAACATATCTCAACCTTTCTCATTCATCTTTTTGTGGTCAAGTTCCATTTGAGATCTCAGGACTCTCAAATCTGTCTTTCCTTGATCTGTCTTACAATGATTTGGAATTGAAGAGTCCAAATTTGAGTAGGTTGGTTAGAAATTTAATAAAGCTGAAACAACTTCATCTTACTTATGTTGATATATCCTCCACAGTGCCTAGCTTTTTGGCAAATTTCTCTTCATTAACGTCCTTACTTCTAAGTGATTGCGGATTGCAAGGTGAGTTCCCAAACGGAATTTTTCAACTTCCAAACCTACAAGTTCTTAATTTGAGGAACAACCGTGGTCTTACTGGCTATCTACCTGAATTTCACTCTAATAGTTCTTTTGAGGTATTGCTACTTTACAACACAagtttttctggaaaaataccCACTTCCattcaaaaccttcatttaaTGCTTCAGTTAGATTTTGGAGCCTGTAGGCTTTCAGGGTTGGTTCCATCTTCGCTTGGTAAACTAACCAGGCTTACTTTGTTGGACCtttcagaaaataattttgagggaaatcaaTTCCCTTCTTTTCTTCAAAACCTCACCCAGCTCACCACTTTATGGCTAACAAAATGTCAGTTAACGGGTGAAATTCCAGGTTGGCTTGGAAAACTTACCCAATTAACTTATCTTGgactttatataaataatttgcaTGGTCACATCCCATCATCCCTTGGTAAACTAACAAGCCTCACCTATTTGGACCTTGCAGTAAACGATTTTGAGGGTCAAATCCCTTCTTTTCTTCGAAACCTCACCCAACTCACTGTGTTATTGCTTGATGATAGTCAATTCACGGGTGAAATTCCATCTTGGTTTgaagcttttacccttttgaaTCATCTAAATCTTGGAATGAATAAATTGCATGGTCTTATCCCATCTTCCCTTGGTAGACTAAGTAGCCTCACTTATTTGGACCTTTCAGCAAACAGTTTCAAGGGCCACATCCCCTGTTTTCTTCGAAACCTCACGAACCTTGAATACCTTTCTCTTCATGACAATGAATTGAGTGGCACATTGAACTTTGACATGTTTCTTGGCATGAAAAATCTAAACACGCTTTTATTAGGGCGTAACAAGTTGTCTAAACTTGTCCACACTAGCAAAATGAATGCGAATGTTCCAAGGTTCCAAAGTTTAGACTTGAGTTCAAGCAATTTAACCAAATTCCCTGATTTTTTAAGGTATCAAGATAGATTAGAGTGGTTGGCTTTATACGGAAACAAGATACATGGTGAAGTACCCAGATGGATATGGAACATGAGCACAGAGACAATGGCCAATGTGGACATTTCTGACAACTCCTTGACAGGCTTTGAACAAACTCCAGTTTTCATCGCTTGGGTTCACTTGATCAGCTTAGATCTCTCATTCAACAAACTAAAAGGCCAGTTACCGATTCCTCCACCGTCCATCGTGGACTACCATGTCTCAAACAACAAACTGACCGGAAAAATTTCTCCCTTCTTCTGCAATCTGAGTTCCCTTCTAGTGCTTGATTTGTCTAATAACCAATTGACAGGTAAGCTTCCACAATGTTTGGAAAATTTCAGGAATACTTTACTGGTCTTGAATATGAGTAACAACCATTTTCATGGTAGCATTCCCCAATTGTGTCCAAATGGAAGCAATGTGAGAATGATTGATCTAAGCCACAATCAGTTTCAAGGACGTTTACCACAAATGTTGGCCAATTGTACGATGCTGGAAGTTCTCAATCTCGGGAACAATCGATTCAATGATGTTTTCCCTTCATGGTTAGGGACTCTTCCAAACTTAAGGCTACTTGTACTTCGATCCAACAACCTCCAAGGAGTGATAAGGAAACACAGCAACCCTGGTTTTTCTAGTCTGCATGTTTTTGATATCTCCAATAACAGTTTTAAAGGTGAATTGCCATCTGAattctttaaaaatttgaagGCCATGAGATTTAAAGATGCTGCCAATTCATCGTATCTGGTGGCAAACTTTAGTTTTGTTGTAAAGGCCGTTCCATGGAGGGATGAATTTGCTTACTCAATAACCATAACAAACAAAGGCAGGGTTATGCTTTATGAGAAGATCCAAGAAGCTTTTGTAGTCATTGACGTTTCAAATAACAGATTTGAGGGATCAATTCCAGAGAGTTTCGGTATCCTACAAGGGCTTCATGTGCTTAATCTTTCGAACAACATTCTCACTGGTAAAATCCCATCATCCTTTGGAAGCATAACAAATCTTGAATCACTTGATCTTTCAAACAACAACCTCTCAGGACATATCCCTACACAACTTGGACAATTGACATTTCTTGCTGTCTTTAAGGTCTCTTATAACCATCTGATTGGACCTATACCCCAAATGAACCAACTTATCACATTTGATGTCAGTTCATATGAGGGGAACCTGGGATTATGCGGAATTCCATTGCCAAAAAAGTGTGAAAGTTCAGTACCTCCTTCAGGTTTTCAAGATGAACAAGATTCAAACTCTGCATTGGAGCTTTATTGGATGACAATTGTGCCAGGATATGTGAGTGGGCTAGTAATTGGAGTGGTTATTGGGCAGATATTTGCAACCAAGAAGCATGACTGGTTTGTGGAGACTTTTGGGCAGGCGAAATTAAAAGGCAGAAGGGTGAAAAGGGGTCGGCGAAGAAGGTGA